Proteins from a genomic interval of Hoplias malabaricus isolate fHopMal1 chromosome 13, fHopMal1.hap1, whole genome shotgun sequence:
- the LOC136664334 gene encoding amine sulfotransferase-like isoform X2 produces the protein MEKLNEYLSKYKGFVFPTYILLVEHIDSLQNFEIRDSDVFLVTYGRSGTIWTQNIIMSICDSECTDETEFPNNMKKMPWLEYPPGNMDYSTRASPRFFTSHLNTALMPPGLREKKPKIVYVARNPNVSYFHFYRVWTKLETPRSFQEFLQEFIAGDVGGSSWFDHI, from the exons atggagaagctCAATGAGTATCTTAGTAAATATAAAGGCTTTGTGTTCCCCACTTACATACTCTTAGTGGAGCACATAGACTCCCTCCAGAACTTCGAGATACGAGACAGTGACGTGTTCCTGGTGACTTACGGAAGGTCAG gAACCATATGGACACAGAACATCATTATGTCGATCTGTGATTCCGAGTGCACAGATGAGACTGAATTCCCCAATAATATGAAGAAGATGCCGTGGCTGGAGTATCCACCGGGAAACATGGATTATTCCACTCGGGCTTCTCCGCGATTCTTTACCTCACACCTCAATACTGCTCTCATGCCTCCGGGGCTCAGAGAAAAGAAGCCCAAG ATTGTGTATGTGGCCCGGAATCCTAATGTGTCTTATTTCCATTTCTATCGAGTGTGGACCAAGCTGGAAACACCCAGGAGCTTCCAGGAGTTTCTGCAGGAGTTCATTGCTGGAGATG tggGAGGTTCTTCATGGTTTGATCACATTTGA
- the LOC136664333 gene encoding uncharacterized protein: MDDSSDYSQYTDSDDDYDPHVDGDLSEASSCSTSDSQSHVSHKKLKRNKEKVNINNSDLKMKLSKPHNRTQSEVSNARNNVSTSNLISLTETENKSSVHVASMPSSNTGWRYKKQQYCLYCEKPFSKISRHLQYVHRNESDVAKAFSFDKKSKERRVRLRLLISRGNFVHNAVVSSEGKGDLVACRRPKKPAFTHDFTHCIHCQGLYARKSLWRHIRNCPQNSSINESSTGKKHVQSLSYMAFAPSPDLSKGFWKTVVCQMKHDQISDLIRKDKYILLLGEQMFNKLNPSSTKNDYIRQKMREVGRLLFEARTMTPMKCMEDFVLPSNFPHVIKAVRSVAGHCEETNTYKTPSLALKLGHSLAKIATSVECNAIMVGQEQLAQDARNFSVLQEYKWNESISAAAGTTLNEAKMNKPQILPFTEDVKTLHSFLKTEMEKYKNALKENSDVKSSASLCKLTLTRVILFNRRRGGETARLKLESYVSREQSPIHEDLATGLSDFEKSLCKHFQRVEIRGKRGRMVPVLLTPEMVSCMDLLIEKRRICQVPSETVHLFARPNALSSYRGSDALHEYAEACGARNPTALSSTKLRKQIATLSTVLNLKENEMDQLANFLGHDIRIHRQYYRLPESTLQLAKMSKLLIAMERGALSEIQGVQLDDIVIDPKDEIEDTDANTSSDEAEIEDLPESQSPRAPQPSTLENPRTSDPNDQHNRKGEKQKISESFSDQSHLQEPSSTQSNDIPQSRKKWSDDEVHAVEKHLMHCIKSGRVPGKKDCLSCLLSEPDALRNRDWVAIKYYVKNRIVALKRKLCG, encoded by the exons ATGGATGATTCCTCTGACTACTCGCAGTACACGGATAGTGACGACGACTATGATCCACATGTAGATGGTGACCTTTCTGAGGCTTCTAGCTGTAGCACATCTGATTCTCAGAGTCATGTTTCCCACAAGAAattaaagagaaacaaagagaaagtcAACATAAACAACAGTGACCTCAAAATGAAATTATCCAAGCCACACAACAGAACCCAGAGTGAGGTCAGCAATGCAAGAAATAATGTCAGCACCTCAAATCTAATCTCtctaacagaaacagaaaacaagagTTCTGTTCATGTAGCATCAATGCCATCCTCAAATACAGGCTGGAGATATAAGAAGCAGCAGTATTGTCTATATTGTGAGAAGCCATTCTCTAAAATTTCAAGGCATCTGCAGTATGTACATCGCAATGAGTCAGATGTGGCTAAAGCATTCAGCTTTGATAAAAAATCAAAAGAGAGGCGAGTGCGCCTGCGTTTGTTAATAAGCAGAGGAAATTTTGTGCACAATGCTGTTGTATCCAGTGAGGGTAAGGGTGATTTGGTGGCCTGTAGGAGACCTAAAAAACCTGCATTCACTCATGACTTTACACATTGCATCCACTGCCAGGGTCTGTATGCAAGAAAGTCACTTTGGAGGCACAttagaaactgtccacagaatTCCAGTATTAATGAGTCTAGCACTGGCAAAAAGCATGTGCAGTCACTCAGTTACATGGCATTTGCCCCTTCTCCCGATCTGTCCAAAGGATTTTGGAAAACAGTCGTATGCCAAATGAAGCATGATCAAATTTCTGATTTGATCAGGAAAGATAAATACATACTTCTGTTGGGAGAACAGATGTTCAACAAACTCAACCCAAGTTCCACAAAAAATGATTACATTCGACAAAAAATGAGAGAAGTAGGACGTCTGCTGTTTGAGGCAAGAACAATGACACCTATGAAGTGCATGGAAGATTTTGTATTGCCATCCAATTTCCCCCATGTCATCAAAGCAGTGAGAAGTGTTGCTGGACACTGTGAGGAAACAAATACATACAAGACTCCTTCACTCGCTCTAAAACTTGGCCATAGTTTAGCAAAAATTGCAACTTCTGTGGAATGCAATGCAATAATGGTGGGACAAGAGCAGCTTGCTCAGGATGCGCGAAACTTCAGTGTTTTGCAAGAGTATAAATGGAACGAATCAATCTCAGCTGCAGCAGGAACAACCCTCAATGAGGCAAAAATGAACAAGCCACAAATTTTGCCATTCACTGAAGATGTGAAGAcgttgcattcttttttaaaaacagagatgGAGAAATATAAGAATGCTCTGAAGGAAAATTCTGATGTCAAAAGCTCTGCAAGCTTATGCAAACTGACACTTACCAGAGTCATACTTTTTAACAGAAGGAGGGGTGGAGAAACAGCAAGGTTGAAACTAGAGTCCTATGTTTCAAGAGAACAGTCACCAATTCACGAAGACCTGGCAACTGGGCTTAGCGATTTTGAAAAGagtctctgtaaacattttcaaAGGGTGGAAATTCGTGGAAAGAGGGGCAGGATGGTGCCGGTACTGTTGACACCAGAGATGGTCAGTTGCATGGATCTCCTCATTGAGAAAAGAAGAATTTGTCAGGTACCAAGTGAGACTGTACACCTTTTTGCACGTCCAAATGCTCTCTCATCTTATCGTGGATCGGATGCTTTGCATGAGTATGCAGAAGCCTGTGGTGCAAGAAATCCAACAGCTCTTTCATCAACAAAGTTACGTAAACAGATTGCAACTTTGTCAACAGTgttaaatttaaaagaaaatgaaatggatCAGCTTGCCAACTTTTTGGGTCATGACATTAGGATTCATCGTCAATACTACCGTCTGCCTGAAAGTACTTTGCAACTTGCTAAAATGAGCAAGCTTCTTATCGCAATGGAGAGAGGGGCACTGTCAGAAATCCAGGGTGTTCAGCTGGATGACATCGTAATTGATCCAAAAG ATGAAATTGAAGACACTGATGCTAATACGTCAAGTGATGAGGCAGAGATAGAAGACCTTCCGGAAAGCCAGAGCCCAAGAGCTCCTCAGCCATCAACTTTAGAAAATCCACGCACCTCAGATCCAAATG atCAGCATAACAGAAAAGGAGAAAAGCAGAAAATCTCAGAATCCTTTTCTGACCAAAGTCATCTACAAGAACCAAGTTCAACACAAAGCAATG acattccacaaagcaggaagaAGTGGTCAGATGATGAGGTACATGCTGTTGAGAAACACCTAATGCATTGTATAAAGAGTGGCCGAGTCCCTGGTAAGAAAGACTGTCTCTCATGCTTGCTGTCTGAACCTGATGCTCTCAGAAACCGTGACTGGGTGGCCATCAAGTACTATGTGAAGAACAGAATAGTGGCACTCAAAAGAAAACTGTGTGGGTAA
- the LOC136664334 gene encoding amine sulfotransferase-like isoform X1, with translation MEKLNEYLSKYKGFVFPTYILLVEHIDSLQNFEIRDSDVFLVTYGRSGTIWTQNIIMSICDSECTDETEFPNNMKKMPWLEYPPGNMDYSTRASPRFFTSHLNTALMPPGLREKKPKCGPSWKHPGASRSFCRSSLLEMWEVLHGLITFETGTHTEMTSTSCSSRTKTWSRI, from the exons atggagaagctCAATGAGTATCTTAGTAAATATAAAGGCTTTGTGTTCCCCACTTACATACTCTTAGTGGAGCACATAGACTCCCTCCAGAACTTCGAGATACGAGACAGTGACGTGTTCCTGGTGACTTACGGAAGGTCAG gAACCATATGGACACAGAACATCATTATGTCGATCTGTGATTCCGAGTGCACAGATGAGACTGAATTCCCCAATAATATGAAGAAGATGCCGTGGCTGGAGTATCCACCGGGAAACATGGATTATTCCACTCGGGCTTCTCCGCGATTCTTTACCTCACACCTCAATACTGCTCTCATGCCTCCGGGGCTCAGAGAAAAGAAGCCCAAG TGTGGACCAAGCTGGAAACACCCAGGAGCTTCCAGGAGTTTCTGCAGGAGTTCATTGCTGGAGATG tggGAGGTTCTTCATGGTTTGATCACATTTGAGActggtacacacacagagatgacTTCAACATCCTGTTCCTCACGTACGAAGACATGGTCACG GATCTGA